Proteins from one Staphylococcus saprophyticus subsp. saprophyticus ATCC 15305 = NCTC 7292 genomic window:
- a CDS encoding amino acid ABC transporter permease: MQSVNWLDLLYQVLQQLPLTLLMIVLSLIFALILGFILATIRLQKIKLLSPVVKVYISFIRSTPLLLQLFLVYFALPQLLLFVHIDINHFSRLFFVILAFTLHTGAYLSEIIRAGYQSVDYRQIEAGLSIGLTYPRILKEIILPQALRNSIPNLTTQIIELVKDTSLAFTIGIIDMMGQVKLIIGNNYGLGMLEVYIVISVVYWLIALIIQGVFTIIDKRAQKPYQI; the protein is encoded by the coding sequence ATGCAATCAGTAAATTGGTTGGATTTATTATATCAAGTCTTGCAACAGTTACCTTTGACATTATTGATGATTGTTTTATCGCTCATTTTTGCACTGATACTCGGTTTTATTTTAGCAACCATACGACTACAAAAAATTAAATTATTGTCACCTGTCGTCAAAGTCTATATTTCTTTTATTCGTAGCACACCTTTACTATTACAACTTTTCTTAGTTTATTTTGCTTTACCTCAGTTGTTGTTGTTTGTACATATTGATATCAATCATTTCAGTAGATTATTTTTTGTGATTTTAGCTTTCACATTACATACTGGTGCTTATTTATCTGAAATTATTCGCGCAGGTTACCAATCTGTAGACTACCGACAAATTGAAGCAGGTTTATCCATAGGTTTAACATACCCTAGAATATTAAAAGAGATCATCTTACCACAAGCGCTGCGCAACAGTATTCCAAATTTAACAACACAAATCATCGAACTTGTAAAAGATACTTCTTTGGCTTTTACTATCGGAATCATCGACATGATGGGACAAGTCAAATTAATTATTGGTAATAATTATGGTTTAGGTATGTTAGAAGTATATATTGTCATTTCTGTTGTTTATTGGCTCATCGCTTTAATTATCC
- a CDS encoding amino acid ABC transporter substrate-binding protein, protein MLRHKKYFFMMLCVLCFLLSACNATHNDDTSSHKKEIKVALSAEVNPPYLYTTKNNEFIGLDMEYMKLLEKKLPQYDFKYEVGEEESNLVGIGAGKFDMGINWFFKTPEREKQFLYQDEPYSYALPLLVVNRDNNDIHHLDDLPGKNITPMAPSGGLYSILSEYNKNHTDKIQVNTIQEPSNGDNLKMVSQQRRDAMLLNWNTYKAIQSQVKEDVKIGGIVKKEPLHIVYNKKHQQLHDDIDQATIELKKEGKLQALSKKYFDINVFEDLDDINKKKSQLEVHR, encoded by the coding sequence ATGCTACGACACAAAAAATATTTCTTCATGATGTTATGCGTTTTATGTTTCTTATTGTCTGCTTGTAATGCTACTCATAATGATGATACTTCATCACACAAAAAGGAAATTAAAGTCGCATTGTCAGCAGAAGTTAATCCACCCTACTTATACACTACGAAAAACAACGAATTTATTGGACTCGATATGGAATATATGAAATTACTTGAAAAAAAATTACCACAATATGATTTCAAATATGAAGTAGGCGAAGAAGAATCCAACTTAGTAGGCATTGGTGCTGGAAAGTTTGATATGGGAATTAACTGGTTCTTCAAAACACCTGAACGTGAAAAACAATTTCTATATCAAGATGAGCCATATAGTTATGCTTTACCTTTACTCGTTGTTAACCGTGATAACAACGACATACATCATTTAGATGATTTACCAGGAAAAAATATTACACCAATGGCTCCTAGTGGTGGCTTGTATTCTATCTTATCTGAATATAATAAAAATCATACAGATAAGATTCAAGTCAATACGATACAAGAACCTTCGAATGGCGATAATTTAAAAATGGTTAGTCAGCAACGTCGAGACGCCATGCTTTTGAATTGGAACACTTATAAAGCCATACAATCTCAAGTCAAAGAAGATGTGAAAATCGGTGGTATTGTTAAAAAAGAACCATTACACATCGTTTACAATAAAAAGCATCAACAATTACATGATGACATTGACCAGGCTACGATTGAATTGAAGAAAGAAGGCAAACTACAAGCGCTTTCAAAAAAATATTTTGATATTAATGTCTTTGAAGATTTAGATGATATTAATAAGAAAAAATCACAATTGGAGGTGCATCGCTAA
- a CDS encoding amino acid ABC transporter ATP-binding protein, with protein sequence MITVNHLIHKYNENTILNDVSFSQDKGTVTAIIGPSGSGKTTLLRTLNALALAKSGTITIGDTSFDASKHNKKDIFKLRQKSAMVFQNYNLFKNKTILENITVGLKYGKNYSHAEANDIALSYLNRIDLLEQKDKYPSQLSGGQSQRIGIIRALALNPDVLLLDEPTSALDPESIQSVLSLIKSIAQEGMTMVLVTHEIQFAKAIADQVLFIDDGHIIHRGTPHEVLENTESKRIQRFLNHVGTERDV encoded by the coding sequence ATGATTACAGTTAATCATCTTATACATAAATACAATGAGAATACGATACTGAATGACGTCAGTTTCTCACAGGATAAAGGTACAGTCACAGCTATTATCGGACCCAGTGGTTCTGGTAAAACAACACTCTTACGCACACTAAATGCACTTGCTTTAGCGAAATCAGGGACTATTACTATTGGGGATACAAGCTTTGATGCTTCTAAACATAATAAAAAAGATATATTCAAATTACGTCAAAAATCCGCAATGGTTTTTCAAAATTATAATCTTTTTAAAAATAAAACAATACTAGAAAATATTACTGTCGGTTTAAAATATGGGAAAAATTATAGCCATGCTGAAGCCAATGACATCGCACTGTCTTATTTAAATAGAATTGATTTATTAGAACAAAAAGATAAATATCCGAGTCAATTATCTGGTGGGCAAAGTCAACGTATCGGAATCATTCGTGCACTTGCCTTAAATCCTGATGTACTACTGCTTGATGAACCAACCTCAGCCTTGGATCCAGAATCTATACAAAGCGTACTCTCTCTAATCAAATCGATTGCCCAAGAAGGTATGACAATGGTCTTAGTTACTCACGAAATACAATTTGCAAAAGCAATCGCTGACCAAGTGCTATTTATTGATGATGGACACATTATTCATCGTGGTACACCACATGAAGTATTGGAAAACACTGAGTCAAAAAGAATCCAGCGTTTTTTAAATCATGTTGGCACGGAGCGTGATGTTTAA
- a CDS encoding acyl-CoA dehydrogenase family protein: MKDSALIHTDIQEKWIAKLNTVKDKFRSHAVYNDQHSRFPYENIEWLVNEGYTLLTLPKAYGGEGASVEDMVIIQTYLGSIDGATALSIGWHLSVVGQLYEQKMWDEDMLNQFAESIINGALVNRAVSEAETGSPTRGGRPATNAIKNENGYILNGVKTFTSMSKGLTHFIVSAYDETIEQVGFYLIEKDTPGVEIADNWNMVGMRATESHDLILNDVQIPEQNFVEIRGAGGKKPNGWILHIPSTYLGIAQAARDYAVDFAKTYSPNSIEGTIGDITTVQQNIGKMESLLLSARHFLWSTASLYSNTHSDKAIWNETSASKVLVMNQGLEVIDIAMRIVGAKSLEMERPLQRYYRDMRAGLHNPPMEDMAYTNIAKSVLDRF, encoded by the coding sequence ATGAAAGATTCTGCATTAATACATACAGATATTCAAGAAAAGTGGATAGCAAAATTGAATACAGTGAAAGATAAATTTAGATCACATGCAGTCTATAATGATCAACATTCTAGGTTTCCATATGAAAATATTGAGTGGTTAGTCAATGAAGGTTATACATTATTAACTTTACCTAAAGCATACGGTGGCGAAGGTGCCTCAGTTGAAGATATGGTTATTATTCAAACCTATTTAGGCTCTATTGATGGTGCAACGGCACTTTCAATTGGCTGGCATTTGAGTGTTGTGGGTCAATTATATGAACAAAAGATGTGGGACGAAGACATGTTAAATCAATTTGCGGAATCTATCATAAACGGTGCACTGGTTAATAGAGCTGTAAGTGAAGCGGAAACAGGGAGTCCAACACGAGGTGGTAGACCTGCTACGAATGCAATTAAAAATGAAAATGGCTATATATTAAATGGTGTTAAAACATTCACTTCTATGAGTAAGGGGCTCACGCATTTTATTGTGAGTGCATATGATGAAACGATTGAGCAAGTAGGATTTTATCTTATAGAAAAGGATACACCAGGCGTAGAAATTGCAGATAATTGGAATATGGTAGGAATGAGAGCTACAGAAAGTCATGATTTAATATTAAATGATGTTCAAATACCAGAACAGAATTTTGTAGAAATTAGAGGCGCTGGTGGTAAAAAACCAAACGGTTGGATTCTACATATCCCAAGTACTTATTTAGGCATTGCGCAAGCAGCAAGAGATTATGCTGTTGACTTTGCTAAAACTTATAGCCCTAATAGTATAGAAGGTACGATAGGAGATATAACAACCGTTCAGCAAAATATTGGCAAAATGGAATCCTTGCTATTATCTGCGCGTCACTTTTTATGGAGTACAGCATCATTATATTCAAATACCCATTCAGATAAAGCTATATGGAATGAAACATCTGCAAGTAAGGTGTTAGTCATGAATCAAGGACTCGAAGTAATTGATATTGCCATGCGTATTGTCGGTGCTAAGAGCCTTGAAATGGAACGTCCGTTACAACGTTATTATCGAGATATGAGAGCAGGTTTACACAATCCACCAATGGAAGATATGGCATATACTAATATTGCTAAAAGTGTATTAGATAGATTTTAG